The following proteins come from a genomic window of candidate division WOR-3 bacterium:
- the lepB gene encoding signal peptidase I yields MAQTVLNSNNKNPKQSKFLRAVLHFILSWLPVIIIVLLLRAFVVEAFMVPTPSMEETIMTGDFLLVNKFIYGIKMPFTNKTLIPITNPKPGDIVVFRYSLDPSEPEPKENYIRLFPKFLPLLPLYWNRTTNFFTWYMPRNFVKRCVAVAGDTVEIRNKRLYVNGKLKIEPYVQHIDRRVFPPPMSVPEDYQTQWEQGKFLTNPEGYYYRDNFGPIVVPQGTIFGMGDNRDNSSDSRFFGPIPLKYVKGKPMVIYFSSSAAPNIARIILTPRRIQWQRIGLVIK; encoded by the coding sequence ATGGCGCAGACGGTCTTAAATTCGAATAATAAAAATCCGAAGCAGTCGAAATTTTTGCGTGCGGTCTTACATTTCATTTTATCCTGGTTACCTGTAATCATTATTGTTTTGCTATTACGAGCATTTGTGGTTGAAGCCTTTATGGTGCCGACCCCATCAATGGAAGAGACGATTATGACCGGTGATTTTTTGCTTGTTAATAAATTTATCTACGGTATAAAAATGCCTTTTACCAATAAAACATTAATTCCAATAACCAATCCCAAACCCGGTGATATTGTCGTGTTTCGTTATAGCCTTGACCCTTCAGAACCAGAACCAAAAGAGAATTATATTCGATTATTTCCCAAATTCTTACCCTTATTACCTTTATACTGGAACAGAACAACCAATTTCTTTACTTGGTATATGCCAAGAAATTTTGTTAAGCGTTGTGTTGCTGTTGCCGGTGATACTGTTGAAATCCGTAACAAAAGATTATATGTCAATGGCAAATTAAAAATCGAGCCTTATGTCCAGCATATTGACCGGCGAGTATTTCCACCACCAATGTCTGTGCCCGAAGATTATCAGACTCAATGGGAGCAAGGTAAATTTCTTACTAATCCTGAAGGATATTATTATCGCGACAACTTTGGTCCGATTGTAGTTCCCCAAGGCACAATCTTTGGTATGGGTGACAATCGTGACAACTCGTCTGACTCTCGATTTTTCGGACCGATTCCCTTAAAATATGTTAAAGGCAAACCAATGGTGATTTACTTTTCCTCTTCAGCAGCGCCTAATATTGCACGTATCATTTTAACTCCGCGTCGAATTCAGTGGCAACGGATTGGATTAGTTATTAAATAG
- a CDS encoding inositol-3-phosphate synthase has product MAKVRVAIIGVGNCASSLVQGVYYYRNAKEGTFIPGIMHTVLGGYHIGDIEFTCGIDIDKRKVGKDLAEAIYTYPNNTYKFCEVPKLNVKVYRGMTHDGLGYYLSQIIEKAPGPTDDIVRILKETKTDVVVNFLPVGAEEATKWYTEQILDAGCAMVNCIPVFIASQKYWSNRFKQRGLPVIGDDIKSQVGATILHRVLVTLFQERGVKLLRTSQLNVGGNTDFLNMLERSRLESKKISKTGAVTSLLKYDIGKDNVYIGPSDYVAWLLDRKWAHIRMEGQTFGDVPLNLELKLEVWDSPNSAGVVIDAIRCAKLALDNKLSGAIVEPSSYFMKTPPVQWPDYICREKTEQFIKKYGKKSKAKRKQ; this is encoded by the coding sequence ATGGCAAAAGTTAGAGTTGCAATTATTGGTGTTGGTAATTGTGCGTCAAGTTTAGTGCAGGGTGTCTATTATTATCGTAATGCTAAAGAAGGCACATTTATTCCAGGCATAATGCATACCGTGCTTGGCGGTTATCATATTGGTGATATTGAATTTACTTGCGGTATTGATATTGATAAACGAAAAGTCGGAAAAGATTTAGCCGAAGCAATCTATACTTATCCCAATAATACTTATAAGTTTTGTGAAGTGCCAAAACTGAATGTTAAAGTCTATCGCGGTATGACTCATGACGGATTGGGGTATTACCTTTCTCAAATTATTGAAAAAGCACCTGGTCCGACAGATGATATTGTGCGCATCTTAAAAGAGACGAAAACTGATGTGGTCGTAAATTTCTTACCAGTCGGTGCAGAAGAAGCAACTAAATGGTATACTGAACAAATCTTAGATGCGGGTTGTGCAATGGTCAATTGTATTCCGGTATTTATCGCTTCACAAAAATATTGGAGTAATCGTTTTAAGCAACGGGGATTACCAGTTATTGGTGATGATATTAAATCGCAAGTCGGAGCAACAATTCTGCATCGAGTGCTTGTCACATTATTCCAAGAACGAGGAGTAAAGTTATTAAGAACTTCCCAGTTAAATGTTGGTGGCAATACTGATTTCTTGAATATGCTGGAACGTTCACGATTAGAATCAAAGAAGATATCCAAAACTGGTGCTGTGACTTCACTTTTGAAATATGATATTGGCAAAGATAATGTTTATATTGGCCCTTCAGACTATGTTGCTTGGCTTTTGGATAGGAAATGGGCACATATCAGAATGGAAGGTCAAACTTTTGGCGATGTGCCGTTGAATTTAGAATTGAAATTAGAAGTCTGGGATTCACCTAATTCAGCCGGTGTAGTAATTGATGCAATTCGTTGTGCTAAACTGGCGTTAGATAATAAATTATCAGGGGCAATTGTTGAACCCTCAAGTTATTTTATGAAGACCCCACCAGTCCAATGGCCTGATTATATCTGCCGTGAAAAAACTGAGCAATTTATTAAAAAGTATGGAAAAAAGTCAAAGGCTAAAAGAAAACAATAA
- the tmk gene encoding dTMP kinase, with translation MRGVLIAFEGIEGSGKTTQANLLYSFLKEKSLPCIFTREPGGTEIGERIREILLDVKHKDMHPKTELLLYLASRAQHTYEKILPELQKGTIIITDRYALSSMAYQGGARELTFKLVSRFNKFATANLKPDLTILVDVPVNVGLERMGKRNLDRLEQEKIEFHEKIRNAYLKLAKKAPKKIWVFSGIKPETELHQEIKEKVLSFLTKRGIKIL, from the coding sequence ATGCGTGGTGTGTTGATTGCCTTTGAAGGCATTGAAGGTTCAGGTAAAACTACTCAAGCAAATCTCTTATATTCATTTCTTAAAGAAAAGTCTTTACCTTGTATTTTTACGCGCGAGCCTGGTGGAACTGAAATCGGAGAGAGAATTCGAGAGATTCTTTTAGATGTAAAGCATAAGGATATGCATCCGAAAACCGAACTTTTGCTTTATTTGGCAAGTCGTGCCCAACATACTTATGAGAAAATTTTGCCTGAACTACAAAAAGGCACAATTATTATCACTGACCGATATGCACTCTCATCAATGGCATATCAAGGTGGTGCCAGGGAACTTACATTTAAACTTGTTTCCCGATTTAACAAATTTGCGACCGCGAATCTTAAACCAGATTTGACGATTTTAGTCGATGTCCCCGTAAATGTTGGCTTAGAACGAATGGGCAAAAGAAATTTAGACCGACTGGAACAAGAGAAGATTGAATTTCATGAGAAAATCCGCAATGCCTATTTGAAGTTAGCCAAAAAGGCACCCAAAAAAATCTGGGTGTTTTCCGGTATCAAACCGGAAACAGAATTACATCAAGAAATTAAAGAAAAAGTGCTTTCATTTTTAACTAAGCGCGGTATTAAGATATTATAA
- a CDS encoding S41 family peptidase, which yields MKTNNSKLKLTIIGVITVVIIISGIVVAKLWAQRTANIHLALQRFSYILNLVINDYVKEVNSDELIKSSIEGMLNALDPYSNFLDVDEYKELKVKTEGEFGGIGIQIGMRDNILTVISPIEGTPAYRLGLQAGDKIVKIEGKSTEGYTVQDAIKQLRGTPGTKVNISIKREGVTELLDFTIVREIIKIKSVPYAGKLTSDIGYVRLADFSKIARTELENALDSLFNKERVTKLIFDLRSNSGGLLQEGFEVSDLFLPPGKTIVIVKGRKPETKREFVAVEQDKYGDFPLVVLVDRGSASASEIVAGAIQDWERGLIVGDTTFGKGSVQTIHPIDENSAVKLTTAYWYTPSGRCINKPVKTSKAVIEDTSVKTKQKYFTKGKGHWEVYGEGAIAPDLYIAYRRYSELESKLISQGIIFDFAVKYLARHKEIRPDFTVTDEMLNELKTTAKEKKIEFTDSQFDSVKTYISQELEREIKTKLLGTQGDYEVRLKYDEHVKKAIALLEKAKTNWDLFKLVKK from the coding sequence ATGAAAACAAATAATTCCAAGTTAAAACTTACCATCATTGGTGTTATTACTGTAGTTATAATTATCAGCGGAATTGTCGTAGCCAAACTTTGGGCGCAAAGAACTGCTAATATCCATCTGGCACTACAAAGATTTAGTTATATCTTAAATTTGGTTATCAATGATTATGTTAAAGAAGTCAATTCGGACGAACTTATCAAATCATCAATTGAAGGAATGCTTAACGCTTTAGACCCCTATTCCAATTTTTTAGATGTTGATGAGTATAAAGAATTAAAAGTAAAGACTGAAGGTGAATTCGGCGGTATTGGTATCCAAATCGGAATGCGCGATAATATTTTAACCGTAATTTCACCAATTGAAGGCACCCCGGCTTACCGATTAGGACTCCAAGCCGGTGATAAGATTGTTAAGATTGAAGGCAAATCGACCGAAGGTTATACAGTTCAAGATGCTATCAAACAACTTCGCGGAACTCCCGGGACAAAAGTTAATATCTCAATTAAACGCGAAGGAGTTACAGAACTTTTAGATTTTACCATTGTTCGAGAAATCATTAAAATCAAATCTGTGCCTTATGCTGGTAAATTAACTTCAGATATTGGTTATGTTCGGCTGGCGGATTTTTCGAAAATTGCCCGCACCGAATTAGAAAATGCCCTCGATTCATTGTTTAATAAAGAACGAGTTACTAAACTTATCTTTGATTTACGGTCAAATTCCGGTGGACTGCTTCAAGAAGGATTTGAAGTCTCTGATTTATTTTTACCGCCAGGTAAGACAATCGTTATTGTCAAAGGACGCAAACCTGAAACAAAAAGAGAATTTGTTGCTGTAGAACAAGATAAATATGGCGATTTTCCTTTGGTCGTCTTAGTTGACCGAGGTTCAGCTTCAGCATCAGAAATTGTTGCTGGTGCGATTCAAGACTGGGAACGCGGACTAATAGTTGGTGACACAACATTTGGTAAAGGTTCAGTTCAGACAATTCACCCCATTGACGAAAACAGTGCTGTAAAATTAACTACTGCTTATTGGTATACACCATCAGGTAGATGTATTAACAAACCAGTTAAAACTTCCAAAGCAGTTATTGAAGATACCTCAGTAAAAACTAAACAGAAATACTTTACCAAAGGCAAAGGCCATTGGGAAGTATATGGCGAAGGAGCCATTGCTCCAGATTTATATATCGCTTACCGGAGATACAGCGAACTGGAGTCTAAACTCATCAGCCAAGGCATAATCTTTGATTTCGCTGTAAAATATTTAGCAAGACATAAAGAAATTAGACCTGACTTTACGGTTACGGATGAAATGCTAAATGAACTTAAAACAACCGCAAAAGAGAAGAAGATTGAATTCACTGATAGCCAATTCGACTCAGTAAAAACTTATATCAGTCAAGAACTTGAACGAGAGATAAAAACCAAACTATTAGGAACCCAAGGCGATTATGAAGTGCGATTAAAATATGACGAACATGTGAAAAAAGCCATTGCCCTATTGGAAAAGGCAAAAACTAATTGGGATTTATTTAAACTGGTAAAAAAATAG
- a CDS encoding ATP-binding protein, giving the protein MIKQNIKTRYLEHCRTLIRLMEVRKELAKDLEEATYGVRYFRHGNLNEIKAEMATVNNKFLNVERVLKKIVRNANDLLYEVPFDGLAQEYGLSKDEKYIIMIIFFNANLKNREDGISGKELLGLLGYKPSEFVDKCVLFQNLIKKDLITYYPERHYYPRNSHRMIIDLDFCLTRKALLGITGDENLLFTEGNDEDISERSYNGKRRDPKESILLVREPIINFDQIVLNDEQKNDIEQVIFQIGKGNKLLTEWGFDQTIKYGKGITMLFYGPPGTGKTATSEAIAQRLGKKIGIANYAQILDKWFGNAEKNVVKIFEEAQKNDCILVFDEADSLFGQRLIEGHSIDRTYNYMTNILMQEIERFDGLVILTTNREFVMDSAFERRILFKIKFEMPKPEQRAKIWRALIPTNAPLGDDVDFSELGSRFELTGGEIKNAIINAVRECSFLSAEKITMDVLIKFAEKELATKRESYKAIGFIG; this is encoded by the coding sequence ATGATTAAACAAAATATAAAGACCAGATATCTTGAACATTGTCGAACACTTATTCGGCTGATGGAGGTCCGCAAAGAACTGGCAAAAGATTTAGAAGAAGCAACATATGGGGTAAGATATTTTCGGCATGGTAATCTAAATGAGATTAAAGCCGAAATGGCAACAGTTAACAATAAATTTCTAAATGTAGAAAGGGTGCTTAAGAAGATAGTCCGCAATGCCAATGATTTATTATACGAGGTTCCGTTTGACGGATTAGCCCAGGAATACGGATTATCTAAAGACGAGAAATATATTATTATGATTATTTTCTTTAATGCGAATCTCAAGAATCGAGAAGATGGTATCAGTGGAAAAGAACTATTGGGTTTATTAGGTTATAAACCGAGTGAATTTGTTGATAAATGCGTTTTGTTTCAAAATTTGATTAAGAAAGACCTAATCACCTATTACCCTGAGCGACATTATTACCCGCGGAATTCACACCGAATGATAATTGATTTAGACTTTTGCTTAACTCGTAAAGCACTACTTGGAATAACGGGTGATGAGAATCTTCTATTTACCGAAGGAAATGATGAAGATATTTCTGAGCGCAGTTATAACGGAAAGAGACGCGACCCCAAAGAATCGATTCTTTTAGTCCGAGAGCCAATTATTAATTTTGACCAGATAGTGCTTAATGACGAGCAGAAAAATGATATTGAACAGGTAATCTTTCAGATAGGAAAAGGTAATAAACTGTTAACGGAATGGGGATTTGACCAGACAATAAAATACGGCAAAGGCATCACAATGTTATTTTACGGACCACCCGGTACAGGCAAGACCGCAACTTCAGAAGCAATTGCTCAAAGATTGGGCAAAAAAATCGGTATTGCGAATTATGCGCAAATTTTGGATAAATGGTTTGGTAATGCCGAAAAGAATGTCGTCAAAATATTTGAAGAAGCCCAAAAGAATGATTGTATTTTAGTATTTGATGAAGCCGATTCACTTTTTGGCCAAAGATTGATTGAGGGACATTCGATTGATAGAACTTATAACTATATGACAAATATCTTAATGCAGGAAATAGAGCGATTTGACGGTCTGGTTATTTTAACAACTAATCGCGAATTTGTAATGGATTCAGCATTTGAGCGCCGCATCTTATTTAAGATTAAATTTGAAATGCCGAAACCAGAGCAACGAGCAAAAATTTGGCGTGCTTTAATACCAACTAATGCTCCACTGGGAGATGATGTTGACTTTTCAGAACTTGGGAGCAGATTTGAATTGACCGGTGGCGAGATTAAAAATGCTATAATCAACGCCGTGCGCGAATGCAGTTTCTTAAGTGCAGAAAAAATTACAATGGATGTCCTTATAAAATTTGCGGAAAAAGAACTGGCAACCAAAAGAGAATCTTATAAAGCAATCGGTTTTATAGGATAA
- a CDS encoding nucleotidyl transferase AbiEii/AbiGii toxin family protein → MQNLIKQEQFEIEVLEQLHKNRILDKLVFGGGTMLRLCYGLNRFSVDLDFWLVKDLNTNRLFQTLKTVLGKIYTLTDAQNKYYTILFELKSSKYPRRLKIEIRKEKKFVRTEKAIAYSSYANTQVLLTVVALEEMMKSKIQAFIERREIRDVFDIEFLYKRGIALPQEKEILQKILDAIEVLPPKDYTVKLGSIISADLRKYYTQENFKILKLAIKERLGQ, encoded by the coding sequence ATGCAAAATTTAATAAAGCAAGAGCAATTTGAAATTGAAGTTTTAGAACAACTTCATAAAAACCGAATTTTAGATAAACTTGTTTTTGGTGGTGGAACAATGTTACGCTTGTGTTATGGTCTGAATCGGTTTTCCGTTGACTTGGATTTCTGGCTTGTCAAAGACCTTAATACCAACCGACTATTTCAAACGCTCAAAACCGTTTTAGGAAAAATTTACACGCTAACTGATGCTCAAAACAAATATTACACAATACTCTTTGAACTAAAATCAAGCAAATATCCCCGGCGTCTAAAAATTGAAATCCGTAAAGAAAAAAAGTTCGTCAGAACCGAAAAAGCCATTGCTTATAGCTCCTATGCTAACACCCAAGTGCTCTTAACAGTTGTTGCTTTAGAGGAAATGATGAAGTCAAAAATTCAAGCATTCATTGAGCGTCGGGAAATCCGAGATGTTTTTGATATTGAATTTTTATATAAAAGAGGAATTGCGCTCCCCCAGGAAAAAGAAATTTTGCAGAAAATATTAGATGCCATTGAAGTTTTACCTCCCAAAGATTACACAGTAAAACTTGGTTCAATTATCAGTGCTGATTTAAGAAAATATTATACACAAGAAAATTTCAAAATCCTCAAATTAGCGATAAAAGAAAGATTGGGTCAATAA
- a CDS encoding GxxExxY protein → MDWLKEVEKSAKTVLEILDGGYPEKVYEEALAHELRIREIPYERQRNFEMLYKGYKVGEGRADLIVNPSWCGKGGKELVLELKADKKIVESHRRQAQVYMVSLNIDKGAVLSFGDKVLLEEVTKPNREFARLPIKPSKSKKNLAVILKDAAEKVYDYFGVEFIYSESGKNIFPNAIGIELRLNGITFSYGTYEVLYKHHPVYEYDFQFIFEDNSVANVYSYRKDEDIQEELEELKFYTKYFNLGKGYLICIPSKEGDKVQLRET, encoded by the coding sequence ATGGATTGGTTGAAAGAAGTAGAAAAATCTGCTAAAACAGTTTTAGAGATTTTAGATGGCGGTTATCCAGAAAAAGTTTATGAAGAGGCATTGGCTCATGAGTTAAGAATTAGAGAAATTCCCTATGAACGACAAAGAAATTTTGAAATGCTGTATAAGGGTTATAAGGTTGGTGAAGGTAGGGCAGATTTGATTGTTAATCCTTCGTGGTGTGGCAAAGGTGGAAAAGAATTGGTCTTAGAGTTGAAGGCGGACAAAAAGATTGTGGAATCACATCGAAGGCAAGCCCAAGTTTATATGGTTTCTTTGAACATTGATAAAGGCGCAGTTTTAAGTTTTGGAGATAAGGTGCTTTTAGAAGAAGTAACAAAACCTAACCGGGAGTTTGCACGGTTACCAATAAAACCGTCAAAGTCTAAAAAGAATTTGGCGGTTATCCTAAAAGACGCCGCAGAAAAGGTTTATGACTATTTTGGTGTTGAATTTATCTATAGCGAAAGCGGAAAAAATATATTTCCCAATGCTATTGGCATTGAACTAAGATTAAATGGTATTACTTTTTCTTACGGCACATATGAAGTTTTATATAAACACCACCCGGTTTATGAATATGATTTCCAATTTATTTTCGAAGATAACTCGGTGGCTAATGTCTATTCTTATAGAAAAGATGAAGATATCCAAGAAGAATTAGAAGAACTTAAGTTTTACACAAAATATTTCAATTTAGGTAAAGGTTATCTGATTTGCATTCCATCCAAAGAAGGAGATAAGGTTCAGTTAAGAGAAACCTAA